TATTCTCTTTCCAGTGCAGAAACTGGTGCTCATCCAATCTCAGCAAACattgaaaaaaaggaaaaagcaCCGTCGTGAGTTTTCCCTTGCTTTTCTCAGATGTTGTAGTTATCTGATGATAAATTTCTTATGCTAATGTAACAAATTCTGTCCTGGTAGATGCTATGAAGACTTTGAGATACTCCACGGAGACCTGCAAGGATTAACAGATACGATGGCCTTTTTGAAGAGCTTATCTGGACTTACTGGAAATGAATTAAAAAGTTTTGAGATGCAATCCCGAGAGAGAATTGCTGCATCTGTGCTCTTTGACTGGGAGGTACTAGTTTTGCAGTCTCTTGTGTTAAATTTAGTGAATTAATCCCACAATATACAACAAATATTACTGCTACTGTCGTTGTATAATTAGGTAATATGTCTTCCTGAATgtgaggaaaaagaaagaactttCTGTATGCTGCAAAGTTTGTTTTGAGCTTTCTAATCTATCTTTCATACTATATTTCGGGTCGATTAATAATCCACAGCtcgttttttttaagtttgcACGGACCATGTGGAGCTAACTTGCCATGCCGGTTTAGTTGTCTTATAAAGTACAACTCAGTGGAAAATTGTTAGCTAAGATAGTGTGTGTATCTTTCTCGGTTTCACATTCTTGCCATTATGACCATCCTTTCTATTTTGCCAATAATTGTGTTTATTTCgttatctttttttctcaatGTTATATTTGTTCTCTTCTGTCCTGTTTGTGCGCATATATGACTGTGTGAACCTTTCTATGGAAGGAGGCTTTACTTAATTAGCCTGTTGCTATGTTGGCAACTGAAGGAAGTTCATCCGAAATGCTGAATAAATGACTGATAAATGATTGGTTTGTCATAATTACTTTTCTCttccttgtttcctttgcaGAGGGAAATATATGTTGCAAGGGCACCTGGACGGTTAGATGTCATGGGTGGCATTGCTGACTATTCAGGAAGTCTTGTTTTGCAGGTATGCTCAACTGCAAGTGAAAATGAGATTTATGCATTTGAATTTATGTTTGATGGGTAACATCATGGTATTCTACTCTTATAAATACTATATTTGATTTCTCCATTCTCCATTGCCATTAACATTGGTTGCACCTGAAGCCAGCAACCTTTTCCTTTAGAATAATGAGACTATTTTAGCTCATTGCGTATTTTTAATTTTGACGTTCTGTGAAAAAACCTGGAACTTTATTTATATATAGGTATATGTTATATTGTCAGTAAACCATTAATTTTCATGAATTTTCCTCGGTATCTCAGATAATTAAATAAAATTTTCGAAACAAATTCATTTTTATTCTTGTTGGATCATATTTTTGTTAGTTCTGATTGAAAGTTTTGATGCAATTAGTAGATGCCTCTTCGGGAAGCCTGTCATGTTGCTGTTCAGAGAAATCATCCCAGCAAGCAGAAGCTATGGAAGCATGCACAAGCACGACAGCTTGAGAACGCAGGGGTGGTACCTGTGGTACAAATTGTATGTGCGGAACATAAAATTGATCTGATAATTTATGTTATCATCAATTTTGAAGATTTTATCACCACTATTTCTTTAGTTATGTGCGGCATTAGTACACTGCGTATTATTCATATGACGACAATGCCCATTTTGCCCCTGTTATTCTTTTTAACTCAAATGAAATTGATGATGCATATTATCTTATGTAAATATCATTCTCTTGAAGGTATCATTTGGTTCTGAATTGAGTAACCGTGCACCGACTTTTGACATGGACCTGTCAGATTTTATGGATGGTGATAAACCAATATCCTATGAGAAAGCCAGAGAATTCTTTTCCCAGGACCCATCACAAAAGTAAGTACCTTGTATTTCCTACAGAAATTCTAACTGATCAATCATATTCACATATTTGCAACTATATCCTATCTTAGATGGGCTGCTTATGTCTCTGGAACAATTTTGGTCTTGATGACTGAGCTAGATGTGCAGTTTACTGACAGCTTGAGCATTCTGGTAAGCAAGCACCTAAGCTTATTCCTGTCTTCTGTTAATGTGCCAAGTTATCCTTTTGTCAAAAGAAATGATTTCATACACTTTATTTAGGCGGTGCTGTCTCAAATCACAACATGCATACTCATCTTGTTCTTTTGGACATATATGACAAGGATTTTGTGTTTTACACAATCAGTTGTGTACTTAGTTTTTGCCCTGAAACTTCAGGTTTCTTCTGCTGTGCCAGAAGGAAAAggtgtttcttcttctgcatcGGTGGAGGTTGCCACGATGTCTGCTATTGCAGCAGCCTATGGTTTGTCGATTCCCATAGCTACCTTCATCCCCTGTTCCTGTTCCATTTCCTTTGTATCTAAACCTGCTATCTATTTAACTAAGCTTTGTTAATGTCCTAAATAGTTTCTTGATCTTTGTTGCGTGCAGGTTTAAATATTACGCCAAGGGATCTTGCTTTGCTTTGTCAGAAGGTGCGGTCTTAACAAAAGTCTGCTCGTTAAGTAGAATACAACAAATCCTTGATAGGCTATAAACTTTCAGGTTGAGAATCATGTTGTTGGAGCTCCATGTGGGGTCATGGATCAAATGACATCCGCTTGTGGAGAAGCTAACAAACTCCTTGCAATGGTTTGCCAGGTcggtaatatttttttaatctttacTCCAGTCAAAACCATGTTGCTTCTGTATTTGTTCAATCACAGTTttgctgcagcctgcagaaGTGAAGGAATTAGTTACTATTCCGACTCATATGCGATTTTGGGGTCTAGACTCTGGAATACAGCATAGGTAGAAATCTTTTGCTGACTAAGCTTTCTGTTTGTTGAGACCTAACTTCTGTTGTTGGAAGAACTGTATCTAATTGCAGTACTGTACCATGTCTTGAGTTAATAGTGTTGGTGGGGGAGATTATGGATCTGTAAGGGTAGGCACTTTCATGGGAGGAAAGATGATCAAGTGTGCAGCATCCAACCTAGTTTTGATTTCCACGACTTCAAATGCCCCTGCTCAGTCTGATGATTACAAAGAAAATGGCATGGATCTACTGAAGTCTGAAGCTGCGATCGAGTATTTGTGCAACCTACCACCTCACAGGTCTCGCTTGCTTTAGTTAATTTGCTAAAAGCAGGGTTGTTCTGGACATCGCATGTATAGTAGTTTATTATaataaatttgaatttcagaTATGAAGCAGTTTATTCAAAAGATATTCCAGAGATCATTACTGGAGATGCATTTTTAGAGAAATATGGAGACCACAATGATATGGTAACTGTAATTGATCCAAAAAGATCTTACAGTGTAAAGGCACCTACCCGGCATCCCATATATGAAAACTTCCGAGTTGAGGTTTGATATTTTCACCAGATTGTTTGTTTGTGCACTACAgttattcttttttcttcctgaaactgaaaagctgtgttgccttttttttttggatgagAACGGTTTGGAAgattttgttattttgttgGAACTAGCACGATTCCCGTGCATTGATGTGGATTTAAAAGTATCATGCATGTCTAAGAAGAGTATATTATCATTTGTGCTAGGTCAAACCACTCATACATGCTCTAAACATTTGTGCAATATCCAAAATTTAGTGCTTCTTGAACGCTGACGGACTGCCGGCACCAATTGACATCTTTATAGTTGTAGAGATATGCTGCAATTACAGCAGATGCTTTTTTTCTCTGGTATCATAGATTGCAAAAAAGTGTGAAATGTCCTAAAAAAAGGAGCTAAAATTTCTCAAAGCAATGATCATTCATTGTATTCCCCTttatggaagaagaaaaaagcagTACAAACGAAATTTGTTTTGCTAATTATGCTACTGACACTTGTATTCTGGCATGTAGACGTTCAAAGCGTTGATAACAGCAGCTAATACAGATGAGCAATTGTCAGCCCTTGGAGAACTTATGTACCAGGTAAGTTGAATCTCTTCACTACTAACTTTATCATGGTGTTCGTTTTTTCCTCATAAAATAATATACATTTCTCTATCCATTGGAGTCTGCTGCTGACCTCTTTTTCATCTCACATCGATGACACTTGACAGTGCCACTACAGCTATAATGCATGCGGTCTAGGTTCTGATGGGACCGACAGGCTGGTTAATCTAGTACAAGAAATGCAGCACCAGAAGATGCCAGAGAAAGGAAGCCCTAGTCTATTTGGTGCAAAGATTACTGGCGGTGGGTCTGGTGGTTCGGTTTGTGTCATTGGGAAGAACTGCCTCGAAAGCACCAAAGAGATTGCTGAGGTAAGTTCATATACTATAGTGATTCCATTCCATGTTGCTAATCAGTAGTTTCCGAAATGTTCACTCCTTCCTGTCGCACTTCGGCATTGCCCTTTCAATTTTTACCGATACTTCCAGTTCCTAAAAGAACCATGCTTTTCATTGGCCATACTAGTTGTGCTTTGCGTGTGAGAATTATAAACTTGCCCCTGGGCATTTTCAGATTCAGCAAAGGTACAAGGCAGCCACGGGATACCTACCAATCCTTTTTGACGGATCGTCTCCAGGTGCTGGCAAGTTTGGTTACCTGAAGATTCAACGAAGGCGCCAAAT
This is a stretch of genomic DNA from Brachypodium distachyon strain Bd21 chromosome 1, Brachypodium_distachyon_v3.0, whole genome shotgun sequence. It encodes these proteins:
- the LOC100825162 gene encoding L-arabinokinase codes for the protein MDPELPAVSTAMSTAVAPSSSPPPPRRLVFAFYLTGHGFGHATRAIEVVRHLIAAGHEVYVSTAVPEFVFTAELRSPGLHVRKVLLDCGAVQSDPLTVDPLASLEKYHQTAVVPRETILRTEAEWLSSVKADLVVSDVVPVACRAAADVGIRSVCIGNFSWDFIYAEYIMAAGYHHRSIVWQIAEDYSHCETLLRLPGYCPMPAFRDVTDVPLVVRGLRKSRSEVRKDLGIAENAKVVILNFGGQAAGWKLKQEWLPDGWICLVCGASDSQEVPPNFIKLAKDTYTPDVMAASDCMLGKIGYGTASEALAYKLPFVFVRRDYFNEEPFLRDLLERYQNSIEMIRRDFLSGHWKPYLLRALTLQPSYNGPINGGQVAAQVLQDIAIGKKCVSDKFNGARRLQDAIVLGYQLQRAPGRDVEIPDWYSLSSAETGAHPISANIEKKEKAPSCYEDFEILHGDLQGLTDTMAFLKSLSGLTGNELKSFEMQSRERIAASVLFDWEREIYVARAPGRLDVMGGIADYSGSLVLQMPLREACHVAVQRNHPSKQKLWKHAQARQLENAGVVPVVQIVSFGSELSNRAPTFDMDLSDFMDGDKPISYEKAREFFSQDPSQKWAAYVSGTILVLMTELDVQFTDSLSILVSSAVPEGKGVSSSASVEVATMSAIAAAYGLNITPRDLALLCQKVENHVVGAPCGVMDQMTSACGEANKLLAMVCQPAEVKELVTIPTHMRFWGLDSGIQHSVGGGDYGSVRVGTFMGGKMIKCAASNLVLISTTSNAPAQSDDYKENGMDLLKSEAAIEYLCNLPPHRYEAVYSKDIPEIITGDAFLEKYGDHNDMVTVIDPKRSYSVKAPTRHPIYENFRVETFKALITAANTDEQLSALGELMYQCHYSYNACGLGSDGTDRLVNLVQEMQHQKMPEKGSPSLFGAKITGGGSGGSVCVIGKNCLESTKEIAEIQQRYKAATGYLPILFDGSSPGAGKFGYLKIQRRRQIK